The following is a genomic window from Desulfofarcimen acetoxidans DSM 771.
GATGCAAAAAGAAGTAGATAGTTTAAAAACAAAAAATCAATCTCTCAGGGAAGAGTTGAAGAATGTGCAGTCCAATGCCTATATTGAACAAGTGGCACGTGAAAAGTTGGGTTTGGTTAAGCCCGGAGAAAAAAGGATTGTACCCGTTGATAAGAACCAGCCTCAAATACCGGATTAGAAAAAAGATTATCCTTTTTCGTTATAATAACTGCGCAGAAGTCAGAGTTGAAACTGAAACTTTTGGATAAAAGATTAAGCAAAGTTTCTTGACACTTTTCCCTTGTTCCGCATATAATTACGATAATTGTACTGGGTTTAAGGGGGAGTTTTTTTTTAATATGTCAATCGTAGTAGGGAGCATATTGGAAGGTGTGGTTACCGGAATTACCAGTTTCGGAGCCTTTGTAGGATTGGCTGATGGACAAACAGGTCTGGTACATATTTCTGAGGTTGCTGAGGCGTATGTTAAAGATGTAAACGAGTTTTTAAGAATCGGTGATAAGGTTAAGGTTAAAGTTGTTGCCGTTGATGTTAAAGGCAAGATAGGTTTATCAATCAAGCGTGCTAAGGTTACTGCTTCTTATGACAGGCGTAAGAAATCTGTTTCTTTCGAGGACAGGTTGTCGAAATTCCTTAAAGACAGTGATGAGAGACAGCAGGATTTAAAGAAAATAATTGACTCGAAACGCGGCGGCAGGGGTGCTGCAAAGCGTGCTTCTG
Proteins encoded in this region:
- a CDS encoding S1 RNA-binding domain-containing protein; its protein translation is MSIVVGSILEGVVTGITSFGAFVGLADGQTGLVHISEVAEAYVKDVNEFLRIGDKVKVKVVAVDVKGKIGLSIKRAKVTASYDRRKKSVSFEDRLSKFLKDSDERQQDLKKIIDSKRGGRGAAKRASVVVTNKK